Proteins encoded by one window of Panicum virgatum strain AP13 chromosome 7N, P.virgatum_v5, whole genome shotgun sequence:
- the LOC120683694 gene encoding ras-related protein RABC1-like isoform X2 has translation MDSSSSSSLSQQPEFDYLFKLLLIGDSGVGKSSLLLRFTADSFEDLSPTIGVDFKVKMVNIGGKKLKLAIWDTAGQERFRTLTSSYYRGAQGIIMVYDVTRRETFTNLSDIWAKEIDLYSTNQDCIKMLVGNKVDKLCCGLSKVLSSSHTLNVTLCGWFYRRPGSIYRTCPSNKI, from the exons ATGgattcgtcgtcgtcctccagcCTGAGCCAGCAGCCTGAGTTCGACTACCTCTTCAAGCTGCTGCTTATCGGCGACTCCGGCGTCGGCAAGagcagcctcctcctccgcttcaCCGCCGACTCCTTCGAGGACCTCTCCCCCACCATAG GTGTTGACTTCAAGGTGAAGATGGTTAACATTGGTGGCAAGAAACTCAAGCTTGCCATTTGGGACACAG CTGGACAGGAGAGATTTAGGACCTTAACCAGCTCATACTACAGAGGAGCACAGGGAATCATTATGG TGTATGATGTCACAAGACGAGAAACATTTACCAATCTTTCTGATATATGGGCAAAGGAAATTGACCTGTATTCAACCAACCAGGATTGTATAAAGATGCTTGTTGGAAACAAAGTAGACAAG CTATGCTGTGGCCTCTCCAAGGTTCTAAGCAGTTCCCATACACTAAATGTTACATTGTGTGGTTGGTTCTATAGGAGACCCGGTTCTATCTATAGAACCTGCCCAAGCAATAAAATATAG
- the LOC120683690 gene encoding NAC transcription factor 32-like isoform X1: MAKTSLPPGFRFHPTDVELTVYYLKRKLLGKHLRCNAITEIDLYKFAPWDLPEKASLESNDLVWYFFCPRDRKYSSGLRTNRSTGVGYWKATGKDRPVFYNSRTVGMKRTLVFHLGKPPRGDRTDWVMYEYRLEDEELAASGVKLDACVLCKIFQKSGLGPKIGAQYGAPFNEEDWNDASNAECSPFAPSVAPCAPESSHVGLNSAGQHLAVSYDGKVSLGPLSESNNEHAVNRVHPSRPSSNIPIESIHIQLLAEMIRCSSTNLLCTAAEDGSLPDSTAGDDNEDGELLDDIETIFCGVDELASQPVVNNSNHRDSCEHLIHRMPEARGTEQYLELNDLSFSLAEGPDSCGMLLSNEISVEQPFDLEPRFERDSVDCISNTVNTSTSTADGSFPSVCAVDVHRT, from the exons ATGGCCAAGACATCGCTTCCTCCAGGATTCCGGTTTCACCCAACTGATGTAGAACTCACCGTCTACTATTTAAAGAGGAAGTTGTTGGGAAAACATTTACGCTGCAATGCTATTACGGAGATTGATCTATACAAGTTCGCCCCTTGGGATCTTCCAG AGAAAGCTTCCTTGGAGAGTAACGATCTAGTGTGGTATTTCTTTTGCCCACGCGATAGGAAATATTCTAGTGGGTTAAGGACTAACAGGTCAACCGGAGTTGGATATTGGAAAGCTACTGGGAAGGACAGGCCGGTGTTTTATAATTCTAGGACTGTTGGGATGAAGAGAACTTTGGTGTTTCATCTTGGCAAGCCACCACGAGGTGATAGAACTGACTGGGTAATGTATGAATATAGGCTGGAGGATGAGGAACTAGCTGCTTCTGGTGTTAAACTG GATGCCTGTGTTCTATGCAAAATTTTTCAGAAAAGCGGTCTAGGACCCAAGATTGGGGCACAATATGGTGCTCCATTCAATGAAGAGGACTGGAATGATGCCAGCAATGCGGAGTGTTCACCATTTGCACCTTCTGTGGCCCCCTGTGCACCTGAATCAAGTCATGTTGGGTTGAACTCTGCTGGTCAACACCTGGCTGTGAGTTATGATGGCAAGGTTTCTTTGGGCCCCTTGTCAGAAAGTAACAATGAACATGCTGTCAATCGTGTTCATCCTAGCAGACCTTCTTCCAATATTCCTATCGAGAGCATACACATACAGCTGCTAGCTGAGATGATCAGATGTTCCTCAACAAATCTTCTATGTACTGCTGCTGAAGATGGTTCACTG CCTGACTCAACTGCTGGCGATGATAATGAGGATGGAGAATTATTGGATGATATTGAAACAATATTCTGTGGAGTGGATGAGCTTGCGTCTCAGCCTGTGGTGAACAACTCTAACCATCGTGACTCGTGTGAACACTTGATTCACCGCATGCCGGAAGCACGTGGAACTGAACAATACTTGGAGCTAAATGACCTATCCTTTTCTCTTGCTGAGGGTCCTGATTCCTGTGGCATGCTGTTGTCCAATGAAATATCTGTTGAGCAACCGTTTGATCTTGAGCCCAGGTTTGAGCGAGACTCTGTGGACTGCATCTCCAATACTGTTAATACTTCCACATCGACAGCTGATGGTTCATTTCCTTCAGTGTGCGCGGTTGATGTGCACAGAACCTGA
- the LOC120683690 gene encoding NAC transcription factor 32-like isoform X2 yields the protein MAKTSLPPGFRFHPTDVELTVYYLKRKLLGKHLRCNAITEIDLYKFAPWDLPEKASLESNDLVWYFFCPRDRKYSSGLRTNRSTGVGYWKATGKDRPVFYNSRTVGMKRTLVFHLGKPPRGDRTDWVMYEYRLEDEELAASGVKLDACVLCKIFQKSGLGPKIGAQYGAPFNEEDWNDASNAECSPFAPSVAPCAPESSHVGLNSAGQHLAVSYDGKVSLGPLSESNNEHAVNRVHPSRPSSNIPIESIHIQLLAEMIRCSSTNLLCTAAEDGSLPDSTAGDDNEDGELLDDIETIFCGVDELASQPVVNNSNHRDSCEHLIHRMPEARGTEQYLELNDLSFSLAEGPDSCGMLLSNEISVEQPFDLEPSVRG from the exons ATGGCCAAGACATCGCTTCCTCCAGGATTCCGGTTTCACCCAACTGATGTAGAACTCACCGTCTACTATTTAAAGAGGAAGTTGTTGGGAAAACATTTACGCTGCAATGCTATTACGGAGATTGATCTATACAAGTTCGCCCCTTGGGATCTTCCAG AGAAAGCTTCCTTGGAGAGTAACGATCTAGTGTGGTATTTCTTTTGCCCACGCGATAGGAAATATTCTAGTGGGTTAAGGACTAACAGGTCAACCGGAGTTGGATATTGGAAAGCTACTGGGAAGGACAGGCCGGTGTTTTATAATTCTAGGACTGTTGGGATGAAGAGAACTTTGGTGTTTCATCTTGGCAAGCCACCACGAGGTGATAGAACTGACTGGGTAATGTATGAATATAGGCTGGAGGATGAGGAACTAGCTGCTTCTGGTGTTAAACTG GATGCCTGTGTTCTATGCAAAATTTTTCAGAAAAGCGGTCTAGGACCCAAGATTGGGGCACAATATGGTGCTCCATTCAATGAAGAGGACTGGAATGATGCCAGCAATGCGGAGTGTTCACCATTTGCACCTTCTGTGGCCCCCTGTGCACCTGAATCAAGTCATGTTGGGTTGAACTCTGCTGGTCAACACCTGGCTGTGAGTTATGATGGCAAGGTTTCTTTGGGCCCCTTGTCAGAAAGTAACAATGAACATGCTGTCAATCGTGTTCATCCTAGCAGACCTTCTTCCAATATTCCTATCGAGAGCATACACATACAGCTGCTAGCTGAGATGATCAGATGTTCCTCAACAAATCTTCTATGTACTGCTGCTGAAGATGGTTCACTG CCTGACTCAACTGCTGGCGATGATAATGAGGATGGAGAATTATTGGATGATATTGAAACAATATTCTGTGGAGTGGATGAGCTTGCGTCTCAGCCTGTGGTGAACAACTCTAACCATCGTGACTCGTGTGAACACTTGATTCACCGCATGCCGGAAGCACGTGGAACTGAACAATACTTGGAGCTAAATGACCTATCCTTTTCTCTTGCTGAGGGTCCTGATTCCTGTGGCATGCTGTTGTCCAATGAAATATCTGTTGAGCAACCGTTTGATCTTGAGCCCAG TGTGCGCGGTTGA
- the LOC120680669 gene encoding cytochrome c-like, with amino-acid sequence MASFGEAPAGDAGSGDKIFRTKCAQCHTVERGGAHKQGPNLHGLFGRQSGTTPGYAYSTANKNMAVVWEEGTLYDYLLNPKKYIPGTKMVFPGLKKPKERTDLIAYLKDATAA; translated from the coding sequence ATGGCTTCCTTCGGCGAGGCCCCCGCCGGTgacgccggcagcggcgacAAGATCTTCCGCACCAAGTGCGCGCAGTGCCACACTGTggaacgcggcggcgcgcacaAGCAGGGGCCGAACCTACACGGCCTCTTCGGCCGCCAGTCCGGCACCACCCCCGGCTACGCCTACTCAACGGCCAACAAGAACATGGCCGTCGTCTGGGAGGAAGGCACCCTCTACGACTACCTGCTCAACCCCAAGAAGTACATCCCCGGCACCAAGATGGTCTTCCCGGGGCTCAAGAAACCCAAGGAACGCACCGACCTCATCGCCTACCTCAAGGATGCTACAGCGGCTTAA